The following are encoded together in the Flavihumibacter fluvii genome:
- a CDS encoding SusD/RagB family nutrient-binding outer membrane lipoprotein — protein sequence MKNIFNKAFLAVATAAAFSTAGCDKVSDFGSTNTNPNGTPTPITKGLFTRAIAELGGKEGGLAISTMTRPGYYAQYFSETQYPSASLYDLPQAEFSGFYSAFLYDLQNIINLNTDEATKATVIASGSNANQIATCRILKAYAMWTITDRWGDIPYSEALKGVPQAPKYDTQESIYADLLKELTEAVDQFDGGQPMGGDIVYGGNIAKWKKFANSVRVQIALRMSKVYPDPSGMAATELKAALAHSAGTISTNDDNFVIAYTAAYQNPWYSTYVVAGRVDDAISSTMTEKLSSFSDPRIANYGTAPEGFPYGLDRPNAIAVPEGYGLILKGKGMAANDGLPVMNAATILFARAEAAERGWTSENAAALYEQAVTTSLSQWNHGDAAAAYLAQSTVGYGTTDHLEKIATQKWIAMYPDGLQAWCEWRRTGFPELTPSAYPVNESGEIPRRYVYGSGEYGNNNANVKEAAARLTGGDTQDARMWWDKE from the coding sequence ATGAAAAATATATTCAATAAAGCATTCTTAGCAGTAGCTACCGCGGCCGCTTTCAGCACCGCAGGTTGCGACAAAGTGAGTGATTTTGGGAGTACCAATACAAACCCGAACGGTACGCCTACGCCTATCACTAAAGGTTTGTTCACCCGCGCCATCGCCGAATTGGGCGGGAAGGAAGGTGGTCTCGCCATCTCTACCATGACAAGGCCCGGGTATTACGCGCAATATTTCTCTGAAACACAATACCCGTCAGCTTCCCTGTATGATCTTCCGCAAGCGGAGTTCTCTGGTTTTTATTCTGCATTTTTATATGACCTGCAGAATATCATCAACCTGAACACGGATGAAGCGACCAAAGCAACCGTGATTGCTTCCGGTTCAAATGCCAACCAGATCGCGACATGCCGCATCCTGAAAGCCTATGCTATGTGGACCATTACGGATCGTTGGGGTGATATTCCCTATTCTGAAGCTTTGAAGGGTGTTCCCCAAGCTCCTAAATATGATACCCAGGAATCTATCTACGCTGATCTATTGAAGGAACTCACGGAAGCCGTTGACCAGTTCGATGGTGGTCAGCCAATGGGTGGAGATATCGTGTATGGTGGTAATATAGCCAAATGGAAAAAGTTTGCTAATTCTGTACGTGTTCAGATCGCACTTCGGATGAGCAAAGTGTATCCAGATCCAAGTGGTATGGCTGCCACTGAGCTTAAAGCTGCGCTTGCACATTCAGCCGGAACCATCAGCACCAATGACGATAATTTTGTAATTGCCTATACTGCGGCTTACCAAAACCCATGGTATTCTACTTATGTGGTGGCCGGAAGGGTGGATGATGCCATTTCCAGTACCATGACCGAAAAGCTATCCTCATTCAGTGATCCCCGGATTGCTAATTACGGTACCGCTCCGGAAGGTTTCCCTTATGGCCTGGACCGCCCTAATGCAATTGCAGTTCCGGAAGGTTATGGCCTTATCCTAAAGGGTAAGGGTATGGCAGCCAATGACGGTCTTCCTGTAATGAATGCTGCAACAATTTTATTTGCCAGGGCCGAAGCAGCAGAAAGAGGTTGGACTTCTGAAAATGCTGCTGCCCTTTACGAGCAGGCTGTTACAACTAGCTTGAGCCAGTGGAATCATGGTGATGCCGCTGCTGCATACCTGGCACAAAGCACTGTTGGTTATGGAACAACCGACCACCTCGAAAAAATTGCTACCCAGAAATGGATCGCCATGTATCCTGACGGACTGCAGGCCTGGTGCGAGTGGAGAAGGACAGGATTCCCTGAACTGACACCCTCTGCTTACCCTGTAAACGAATCAGGTGAAATTCCCCGTCGTTATGTATATGGCAGTGGTGAATATGGAAATAACAACGCCAACGTGAAGGAAGCTGCTGCACGCCTGACCGGTGGTGATACACAGGATGCCCGTATGTGGTGGGACAAAGAATAA
- a CDS encoding bifunctional 5,10-methylenetetrahydrofolate dehydrogenase/5,10-methenyltetrahydrofolate cyclohydrolase has translation MQILDGQLVSKATKDELRLKVAQLVTEGKKIPHLAAVLVGNNGASETYVGAKVKSCEEIGYKSTLVRLEDTISENKLLAVIEDLNNDPDIDGILVQLPLPKHISDENVINAIHPSKDVDGFHPVNVGRMVQGLETFIPATPYGIMLMLEHYKINTKGLHAVVIGRSNIVGRPMSILLSRSGQPGNCTVTLTHSHTRNLKEICLSADLIVAAIGIPEFLKADMVKEGAIVIDVGITRVADTSKKSGFALKGDVAFAEVAPKCSFITPVPGGVGPMTIAALMKNTFKACVDKN, from the coding sequence ATGCAAATTCTAGACGGACAACTCGTATCGAAAGCCACTAAAGATGAATTGCGCCTTAAAGTGGCCCAATTGGTCACAGAAGGAAAAAAAATACCCCATTTAGCTGCAGTGCTGGTCGGAAATAACGGTGCCAGTGAAACCTATGTGGGGGCAAAAGTGAAATCCTGCGAAGAAATAGGGTACAAATCTACCCTCGTAAGGCTGGAAGACACCATCAGTGAGAATAAATTGCTTGCCGTGATCGAAGACCTGAATAACGACCCTGACATCGACGGCATACTGGTACAGTTGCCACTCCCCAAACATATTTCCGATGAAAATGTCATCAATGCGATCCATCCCTCCAAAGATGTAGATGGCTTCCACCCGGTAAATGTGGGCAGGATGGTACAGGGACTTGAAACTTTTATCCCCGCCACTCCCTATGGCATTATGCTGATGCTGGAACATTATAAGATCAATACAAAGGGGCTTCATGCCGTAGTCATTGGCCGCAGCAATATTGTCGGCCGGCCTATGAGCATCCTGCTTAGCCGATCTGGCCAGCCCGGGAACTGCACGGTTACCCTCACCCATTCACATACCAGGAACCTGAAGGAAATATGCCTTTCTGCCGACCTCATTGTCGCAGCCATCGGGATTCCTGAATTCTTAAAAGCCGATATGGTAAAAGAAGGCGCGATTGTGATTGATGTTGGAATTACCAGGGTAGCAGACACCAGTAAAAAATCGGGATTCGCCCTTAAGGGTGATGTGGCATTCGCGGAAGTTGCCCCTAAGTGCAGTTTTATTACGCCGGTTCCTGGTGGGGTAGGTCCAATGACCATAGCCGCCCTGATGAAAAATACTTTCAAAGCCTGCGTTGATAAAAATTAG
- a CDS encoding DUF3467 domain-containing protein — MENTNPSNQLNIEISEEIAEGEYANLAIITHSHAEFVIDFVNVMPGTPKSRVKSRIILTPQHAKRFMKALIENIDRFEEVNGDIKDLEEVQIPMNFGGPAAQA, encoded by the coding sequence ATGGAGAATACCAACCCCAGTAATCAATTGAATATTGAGATATCAGAAGAGATCGCAGAAGGTGAATACGCCAACCTGGCCATCATTACCCATTCTCACGCTGAATTTGTAATTGATTTCGTAAATGTGATGCCAGGAACTCCCAAGAGCAGGGTTAAATCAAGGATAATATTGACACCACAACATGCCAAGCGGTTTATGAAGGCGCTGATAGAGAATATTGACCGTTTTGAAGAAGTGAATGGCGATATCAAGGACCTGGAAGAAGTGCAGATCCCGATGAATTTTGGTGGTCCGGCTGCCCAGGCTTAA
- a CDS encoding DUF1735 domain-containing protein, with amino-acid sequence MKLTINRLYTLGLLAIGLSFAACSKPDSPAAAGTAGGTYIKLLESGEKVLAFDAVGTPQSAGLLDVRKDANSETMLNTPMNVVVSLDQAYLDAYNTENETEYEILPAEFYTTSPAISGDKYNLSFAAGEFAKPITFTLTDATLLDFSKQYALPFTITSVDAGGNISSSKTLLVKVLVKNIWDGAYEVTGSMNDVGNPGLGGLFPMEYHLITSGANTVDGYDPVYWVDYFIPITSGADVTGYGAFSPVFEFDPETNKVVSVINIYGQPAGNTRSAELDPSGENYYDPETQTIKVKFFMKQPSVITTPPHIRVSFDWTMKRTGDR; translated from the coding sequence ATGAAACTAACAATAAACAGATTGTATACACTCGGGCTACTGGCCATCGGCCTAAGCTTTGCAGCCTGCTCAAAGCCAGATTCTCCAGCGGCTGCAGGTACAGCTGGTGGAACTTATATTAAGCTGCTTGAATCCGGTGAAAAAGTATTGGCTTTTGATGCTGTAGGTACGCCACAATCAGCTGGCCTCCTGGATGTGCGCAAGGATGCGAATTCAGAAACAATGCTCAATACGCCTATGAATGTTGTCGTAAGTCTCGACCAGGCTTACCTGGATGCATATAACACAGAAAACGAGACAGAATATGAAATCCTGCCAGCAGAATTTTATACTACATCTCCCGCAATTTCAGGCGATAAGTATAACCTTTCATTTGCAGCCGGCGAGTTTGCAAAGCCCATTACTTTCACCCTGACTGATGCTACATTGCTGGATTTCTCCAAGCAATATGCATTACCTTTTACCATTACCAGTGTTGATGCTGGTGGAAATATTTCCTCGAGCAAAACATTGTTGGTTAAAGTACTTGTGAAGAATATATGGGATGGTGCATATGAAGTAACTGGTTCCATGAATGATGTTGGAAACCCTGGACTTGGTGGCTTATTCCCCATGGAATACCACCTTATCACTTCTGGCGCAAATACTGTGGATGGTTATGATCCTGTTTATTGGGTGGATTACTTCATTCCAATTACGAGTGGTGCAGATGTAACCGGTTACGGTGCATTCTCCCCGGTATTTGAATTTGATCCTGAAACAAATAAAGTTGTCAGTGTGATCAATATTTATGGTCAGCCGGCAGGTAATACCCGTTCTGCGGAACTGGATCCAAGCGGAGAGAATTATTATGATCCTGAAACCCAAACGATCAAGGTGAAATTCTTTATGAAACAACCTAGCGTTATCACTACTCCACCGCATATCCGGGTGAGTTTTGACTGGACTATGAAGCGTACTGGTGACAGGTAA
- a CDS encoding ribose-phosphate pyrophosphokinase: MQSTAKIFSGTGSQYLAEQIANSYGIPLGRINIQKFSDGEIQPVFQESIRGDVVFLVQSTFSPSDNLMELLLMIDAARRASAYKVIAVIPYYGYARQDRKDKPRVAIGSKLIANMLTAAGADRVITMDLHAPQIQGYFDIPVDHLDSSVIFIPYIEQLKLENLTFAAPDVGSANRIREIASYFNAEMVICDKHRKRANEIASMVVIGDVTDRNVVLIDDICDTGGTLAKSAGLLVEKGARSVRAMCTHPVLSGKAYENISNSVLEELVVCDTIPLKQQVDKIKVLSVADLFGVALRNAFEHRSITSLFIHSQRKEQEKQ, translated from the coding sequence ATGCAATCCACCGCAAAAATTTTTTCAGGTACAGGTTCCCAATACCTGGCTGAACAGATCGCCAACAGCTATGGCATTCCACTAGGCAGGATCAACATTCAGAAGTTCAGCGATGGCGAAATCCAGCCCGTTTTCCAGGAGAGCATCAGGGGTGATGTCGTTTTTCTGGTCCAGAGCACTTTTTCACCTTCCGATAACCTGATGGAGTTACTGCTGATGATAGATGCAGCCCGCAGGGCCTCTGCCTACAAAGTGATAGCGGTGATCCCGTACTATGGCTATGCCCGCCAGGACCGAAAAGACAAACCCCGGGTAGCCATTGGTTCTAAGCTGATAGCCAACATGTTAACTGCAGCTGGAGCCGACCGGGTGATTACCATGGACCTCCATGCCCCCCAGATCCAGGGTTATTTTGATATCCCCGTGGATCATCTGGATAGTTCAGTTATTTTTATCCCTTATATAGAGCAATTAAAACTGGAAAACCTTACCTTTGCGGCCCCCGACGTGGGAAGTGCGAACAGGATCAGGGAAATTGCCAGTTATTTCAATGCTGAAATGGTGATTTGTGACAAGCACAGAAAACGGGCTAATGAAATAGCCAGCATGGTGGTGATCGGAGATGTAACAGACAGGAATGTGGTGTTGATTGATGATATCTGCGATACCGGTGGAACACTGGCAAAAAGTGCCGGGCTGCTGGTGGAAAAGGGCGCCAGAAGTGTAAGGGCCATGTGCACACATCCGGTGTTGAGCGGGAAGGCATATGAGAATATCAGTAACAGTGTGCTGGAAGAATTAGTGGTCTGTGATACAATCCCTTTAAAACAGCAGGTCGATAAGATCAAAGTGTTGTCAGTGGCGGACCTTTTTGGAGTGGCTTTGCGGAATGCATTTGAACATCGGAGTATAACCAGCCTGTTCATTCATTCACAAAGGAAGGAGCAGGAAAAGCAATAA
- a CDS encoding helix-hairpin-helix domain-containing protein, which produces MTRLLYTSYFLVLFTYAAAQDPDDLRSAAQLETLAVNTDQETENDQLVQFLQYLLRRPLPINRVGADHLLDLHLLTPQQLNSFVQYRELFGPFRSKYELQAIPFWDLETIRKILPYLSFTETGEVNKLTSKVISKGQHQVILRSSNTLEKAMGFESDSNGVRKYAGSPVRLFYRYTFQYKQQLWWGFTGDKDAGEQVGDFTSFHLFIRRKGLLKTLALGDFVLNIGQGLVHWQGLAFGKTSEVMGVYHQGNLLQPYRSGGEWNFHRGIAAQLQKEHWELTVFGSARKLTANTIRNGTLQEGFSSISENGYHRTKGELADRNSLLQKSYGAVLQYLTGRFRAGVSAVAYNFSLPSLPEDKPYNRYAIRGRNWYNSGIHYTYTYRNIFLFGEGAVCKNGFGILQGMVMSIHHKVDLSIVYRNIQPGYQSLYGKSFTENSSVTNETGWYTALRLVPWPGWQVQAYADYFRFPWLRFKADSPGSGQEYFLQVGWIKRKKWDIYLRYRSTGKQENISGNYLNEPVPKLQANLRWHAERIVNQRLELSSRLDQVWYSRAGEQQSGTSVFVDGRYQLPKPTLVVSARIQYFKTGGYDSRIYSYERDLLYSFSIPAFYDKGFRYYCQVQGKPARIGRRLHVKLQWWLRWSQTKFGESHTIGSGGDEIRGNKKSEWKFQIMMTW; this is translated from the coding sequence ATGACCAGGTTGTTGTATACTAGTTATTTTTTGGTGCTGTTTACTTATGCTGCAGCACAGGATCCTGATGATCTGCGAAGTGCGGCACAATTGGAAACCCTGGCGGTTAATACTGATCAGGAAACCGAAAATGACCAGTTGGTGCAATTTTTACAGTACCTGCTTCGCCGTCCACTGCCTATTAACCGGGTAGGAGCGGATCATTTACTGGACCTTCACCTGTTAACCCCACAGCAGCTTAATTCGTTTGTCCAATACCGCGAGTTATTCGGTCCCTTTCGCAGCAAGTATGAATTACAGGCTATTCCATTTTGGGACCTGGAGACTATCCGAAAAATACTGCCCTACCTGAGTTTCACTGAAACAGGCGAAGTAAATAAACTGACCAGCAAGGTCATTAGTAAAGGCCAGCACCAGGTCATCCTGCGCAGCAGCAATACCTTAGAAAAGGCTATGGGGTTTGAATCAGACAGTAATGGCGTCAGGAAATATGCTGGCAGCCCGGTGCGATTATTTTACCGCTATACGTTCCAATACAAGCAACAATTATGGTGGGGTTTTACGGGTGACAAAGATGCCGGTGAGCAGGTGGGTGATTTTACCAGTTTTCATCTTTTTATCCGGCGAAAAGGCTTGCTGAAAACACTTGCCTTGGGTGATTTTGTGCTTAACATTGGACAGGGACTGGTACATTGGCAGGGACTTGCATTCGGTAAAACCAGTGAAGTAATGGGTGTCTACCACCAGGGTAACCTTTTACAGCCTTATCGGTCTGGTGGTGAATGGAATTTTCACCGGGGTATTGCTGCCCAATTACAAAAGGAACATTGGGAGTTGACGGTTTTCGGATCAGCCAGGAAACTAACTGCAAATACTATTCGAAATGGAACATTGCAGGAAGGCTTCAGCAGTATTTCTGAAAACGGATACCACCGGACTAAAGGAGAGCTGGCAGATCGCAACAGTCTACTCCAAAAATCATACGGTGCCGTGCTCCAGTATTTAACGGGGCGGTTCCGGGCAGGGGTAAGTGCTGTGGCGTATAATTTTTCCCTGCCTTCACTGCCTGAAGATAAACCATATAACAGGTATGCCATAAGGGGACGGAATTGGTATAATTCGGGTATTCATTATACGTATACATACCGTAATATTTTCCTGTTTGGGGAAGGGGCAGTATGCAAAAACGGTTTTGGCATTTTGCAAGGTATGGTGATGAGCATTCACCATAAAGTTGATTTATCGATAGTTTACCGGAACATCCAGCCTGGTTACCAGTCTTTATATGGAAAAAGTTTTACAGAAAACAGTTCAGTGACAAATGAAACAGGCTGGTATACCGCACTCAGGCTGGTACCATGGCCCGGCTGGCAGGTTCAGGCTTATGCGGATTACTTTCGTTTCCCCTGGTTGAGATTCAAAGCTGATTCACCCGGAAGCGGACAGGAATATTTCCTTCAGGTGGGATGGATAAAACGGAAAAAATGGGATATCTACCTACGGTACAGGTCAACCGGGAAACAAGAAAATATTTCCGGAAATTACCTGAATGAGCCCGTCCCCAAATTACAGGCGAACCTTCGTTGGCATGCAGAAAGGATCGTCAATCAAAGGCTGGAACTGTCCAGTCGTTTAGACCAGGTCTGGTATTCCCGTGCCGGGGAACAACAGTCAGGCACTTCAGTTTTTGTTGATGGAAGATATCAGTTGCCAAAGCCCACGCTGGTGGTTTCAGCCAGGATACAATATTTTAAAACAGGCGGATATGATTCAAGAATTTATTCCTATGAACGCGATCTCCTGTATTCCTTTTCAATTCCGGCTTTTTATGATAAGGGCTTCAGGTATTATTGCCAGGTACAGGGCAAGCCAGCCAGGATTGGGCGGCGATTACATGTAAAACTGCAATGGTGGCTGCGCTGGTCCCAAACGAAGTTTGGTGAAAGCCATACCATTGGTTCAGGCGGTGATGAAATACGTGGCAATAAAAAATCAGAATGGAAATTCCAGATCATGATGACCTGGTAA
- the radC gene encoding RadC family protein: protein MQERNYSIKTWAKDDRPREKLLSKNPMALSDAELIAILLNNGSRDKSALDLARELMRLGQNNLQELGKLSVFDLMSVKGIGEAKAVIITAALELGRRRLATKALEFPVVTGSRDVALYLQQLFQDHHHEVFVVLFLNRANKIRHFEIISSGGITGTVADPRLIMKKAIEQEAVGLILSHNHPSGNLRPSKADEDLTYKIREAAKLLDIRVMDHIIVSNEGYFSFADEGLL, encoded by the coding sequence ATGCAAGAGCGGAATTACTCAATTAAAACATGGGCAAAAGACGATAGACCCAGGGAAAAACTACTTAGTAAAAACCCTATGGCACTCAGTGATGCTGAACTGATCGCTATTCTTTTGAATAATGGCAGTCGCGATAAGTCTGCGCTGGATCTGGCCAGGGAACTGATGCGCCTGGGACAAAACAACCTGCAGGAGCTGGGGAAATTATCGGTTTTTGACCTGATGTCCGTCAAAGGCATTGGGGAAGCAAAGGCTGTCATCATTACTGCAGCGCTCGAACTGGGCCGGCGAAGGCTGGCCACCAAAGCACTCGAATTCCCGGTGGTTACGGGCAGCCGAGATGTGGCGCTTTACCTGCAACAGCTGTTCCAGGACCATCACCATGAGGTATTTGTGGTATTGTTCCTGAACCGGGCGAATAAAATCAGGCATTTTGAGATCATTAGTTCAGGTGGAATTACAGGCACGGTTGCCGATCCAAGACTTATCATGAAAAAAGCCATCGAGCAGGAAGCTGTTGGGCTGATCCTCAGCCATAACCACCCGTCGGGTAACCTGCGCCCAAGCAAGGCCGATGAAGACCTGACCTATAAAATCAGGGAAGCCGCCAAATTACTGGACATCAGGGTGATGGACCATATCATCGTGAGCAATGAAGGGTATTTCAGTTTTGCCGATGAAGGCTTATTATAG
- a CDS encoding SusC/RagA family TonB-linked outer membrane protein translates to MRKLLSLMVIGSLCCTMAFGQTRSVTGKIVDDKGNAVPYASVKVKGNTRGASADVNGVFTIKVNTGDVLEISAVGQKTSTITIGDQSLFTVPMQSTGEQGLQEVVVTSAYSTKRTLRSTSYSAQTVSDEKLNTIRQADVNNALAGKVAGVQVRSQSAAKLGSSGYASVRLRGESGLTGSSDVLYVVDGTVIPTSSAGDINPDDIEDLSVLQGPAAAALFGAQGSNGAIVINTKKAKRSQKGVGVEFNTGVTFDNVYILPDYQNSYAGGGISDLMQYKWEAGQPEEWKALDGKYYHDYSDDASWGPRMVGQEYIPWYAWYPGSEYSYKTAKLTPQPTNSRDFFNTGVSWNNNLSFAKSGDNYTVRLSYTNLSIKGLIPESEMQRNNLSLFTTVDVTNKLQLGANVTYLNQVTTGEFDDGYANQSTGSFNSWYHRNLDMDKMRELKDLRSPEGILASWNHKNPTVYDPAAPLNFYGGNYWYNFYSYFDNVVNKNVRDRLFGDVSLTYKITNDLKVRATYRKNQLNTNTENRTYSILDASATQTGLRAGYYTDQTYSNRENFEGLISYAKKIKDFSVTANAGFDIMRSKYKDIKANTVGGLNAPDFFALSNSKDPISYSNYREESKYRAGFIRGDVGWKNMIFAEFTIRKDYFSALRPDDNGILSKSFGASFVFSDLTKNSLPFISFGKIRASWGEIPQSLNPYQVGFNYGISTNQWNGNFLMSTPNTLIDPNIKGAVSTQREIGLDMKFMKNRFGFSVTYWDGTIKDFPYTLPIPATQGFTSYLTNIGEIKKSGVEVLVNINAVRTKDFNWDITGTWAKLIENQVVEIAPGLDRITYATGDFGTSSYVAYLVHQTGARWGQMFGGGFKRIDGNKVVGADGLFVREADVYLGSVLPDFTGGVQNSLSYKNFILNFNIDYQQGGKFFSLSDFWGSFSGLTAKTGTVNDKGNPVRDAVADGGGVRVDGVDADGKPVTSYVDAQTYYHQFQSKGISENSIYDLTFVKLREVSLGYRFDLVKMGISKVITGATFSVVSRNPWLIYAKTNDFDPSEISNTYGENSQLPGTRSLGFNLKLNF, encoded by the coding sequence ATGAGAAAACTCCTATCACTAATGGTGATCGGGTCGCTTTGCTGCACAATGGCATTCGGCCAGACACGGTCTGTCACAGGAAAGATCGTTGATGACAAAGGGAATGCTGTTCCCTATGCATCAGTAAAAGTCAAAGGAAACACCCGTGGCGCATCTGCCGACGTAAATGGTGTGTTTACCATCAAAGTAAATACTGGCGATGTTCTGGAGATTTCTGCTGTAGGGCAGAAAACCAGCACCATTACAATTGGTGACCAGAGCTTATTTACTGTCCCCATGCAAAGCACAGGTGAGCAGGGACTCCAGGAAGTGGTGGTAACCAGTGCGTACAGTACTAAACGTACTTTACGCAGTACTTCTTATTCCGCCCAGACGGTTAGCGATGAAAAACTGAATACTATCCGTCAGGCAGACGTGAACAACGCGTTGGCCGGTAAAGTAGCCGGTGTTCAGGTAAGAAGCCAGTCTGCTGCAAAACTGGGATCCAGCGGATATGCATCCGTTCGCCTTCGTGGAGAATCTGGATTAACAGGTTCTTCTGACGTATTGTATGTTGTGGATGGTACGGTTATCCCAACAAGTTCTGCTGGTGATATCAACCCGGACGATATTGAAGATTTATCAGTTTTACAGGGCCCGGCCGCTGCTGCACTTTTTGGTGCGCAGGGTTCAAATGGTGCCATCGTTATTAATACGAAAAAAGCCAAACGTAGCCAAAAAGGTGTTGGCGTTGAATTTAATACAGGCGTTACTTTCGATAACGTGTATATCCTGCCGGATTACCAGAACTCCTATGCAGGTGGTGGTATTTCTGACCTGATGCAATACAAATGGGAAGCCGGCCAGCCGGAAGAATGGAAAGCTTTGGATGGTAAATATTACCATGATTATTCTGATGATGCCAGCTGGGGTCCAAGAATGGTGGGCCAGGAATATATTCCATGGTACGCCTGGTACCCAGGATCTGAATATTCCTACAAAACTGCCAAGCTAACACCACAGCCTACCAATTCCCGTGATTTCTTTAACACTGGAGTTAGCTGGAACAATAACCTGAGCTTTGCCAAGTCTGGTGATAATTACACGGTAAGGCTTTCTTATACCAACCTGTCAATAAAAGGGCTTATTCCGGAATCTGAAATGCAAAGGAATAACCTGTCTTTGTTTACAACCGTTGATGTTACCAACAAGTTACAGTTAGGGGCTAACGTTACTTACCTGAACCAGGTAACAACAGGTGAATTTGATGACGGCTACGCTAACCAATCAACAGGTTCATTCAACTCATGGTACCATCGTAACCTGGATATGGATAAGATGCGTGAATTGAAAGACCTCCGTTCACCAGAAGGTATTCTGGCCAGCTGGAACCACAAGAACCCAACGGTATATGACCCGGCTGCCCCATTGAACTTCTATGGTGGAAACTACTGGTACAACTTCTACTCTTATTTCGATAATGTCGTGAACAAGAATGTCCGTGACCGTTTATTTGGTGATGTTTCCCTGACCTATAAAATCACCAACGATTTAAAAGTACGTGCTACTTACCGCAAGAACCAGTTGAATACAAACACGGAGAACAGGACCTATTCCATCCTGGATGCAAGTGCTACCCAGACTGGCCTGAGAGCAGGGTATTATACAGATCAAACCTATTCCAACCGGGAGAACTTTGAAGGTTTGATTTCTTACGCTAAAAAGATTAAAGATTTCAGTGTTACCGCTAACGCTGGATTTGATATCATGCGTTCAAAGTATAAAGACATCAAAGCCAACACCGTAGGTGGTCTGAATGCTCCTGATTTCTTTGCCCTCAGCAACTCTAAAGACCCGATCTCATACTCTAACTATCGCGAGGAGTCTAAATATCGTGCTGGTTTCATTCGTGGTGATGTGGGTTGGAAGAATATGATATTTGCCGAGTTTACGATCCGCAAAGATTACTTCTCAGCCCTTCGTCCTGATGATAACGGAATTCTTTCCAAATCATTTGGTGCAAGCTTTGTATTCAGCGACCTGACCAAGAATTCATTACCGTTCATTTCGTTTGGTAAAATCCGTGCTTCCTGGGGTGAAATTCCACAGAGCCTGAATCCTTACCAGGTTGGGTTCAACTATGGCATTTCAACTAACCAGTGGAATGGTAATTTCCTGATGTCAACACCTAACACCCTCATTGATCCAAATATCAAAGGCGCCGTTTCAACTCAGCGTGAAATCGGCCTGGATATGAAATTCATGAAGAATCGTTTTGGCTTCAGTGTTACTTACTGGGATGGAACCATCAAGGATTTCCCTTATACCTTACCAATCCCTGCTACACAAGGTTTCACTTCATACCTGACCAACATCGGGGAGATCAAGAAAAGTGGTGTGGAAGTATTGGTGAATATCAACGCTGTCCGTACCAAAGATTTCAATTGGGATATTACTGGTACCTGGGCTAAGCTGATCGAGAACCAGGTTGTTGAAATAGCACCCGGATTGGATCGTATCACCTATGCTACTGGAGACTTTGGAACCAGTTCTTATGTTGCCTATTTGGTTCACCAGACAGGGGCACGTTGGGGACAAATGTTTGGTGGTGGTTTCAAGCGCATCGATGGCAATAAAGTGGTTGGTGCTGATGGACTGTTTGTTCGCGAAGCTGATGTATACCTGGGATCAGTTCTTCCTGATTTCACTGGTGGTGTTCAGAACAGCCTCAGTTATAAGAACTTTATCCTGAACTTCAACATCGACTACCAACAAGGTGGAAAGTTCTTCTCCCTGTCTGATTTCTGGGGTTCATTCTCTGGTCTGACTGCCAAAACCGGAACTGTTAATGATAAAGGGAACCCTGTTCGTGATGCAGTAGCAGACGGTGGTGGTGTACGTGTTGATGGAGTTGATGCAGATGGTAAACCTGTTACATCTTATGTTGATGCACAAACTTATTACCACCAGTTCCAATCTAAAGGAATTTCTGAAAACAGTATTTATGACCTCACCTTCGTGAAATTGAGGGAAGTTAGCCTTGGCTACCGTTTTGACCTGGTTAAAATGGGTATCAGCAAAGTGATTACTGGTGCAACTTTCTCAGTTGTTTCCCGTAACCCATGGCTGATTTATGCCAAAACAAATGATTTCGATCCATCTGAGATCAGTAATACATATGGTGAGAATTCACAGTTACCTGGAACAAGGTCACTTGGATTTAACTTGAAACTGAACTTCTAA